A section of the Papio anubis isolate 15944 chromosome 4, Panubis1.0, whole genome shotgun sequence genome encodes:
- the NPVF gene encoding pro-FMRFamide-related neuropeptide VF has translation MEIISSKLFILLTLATSSLLTSNISCADELMMSSLHSKENYDKYSEPRGYPKRERSLNFEELKDWGPKNVIKMSTPAVNKMPHSVTNLPLRFGRTTEEERSAGATANLPLRSGRNMEVSLVRRVLNLPQRFGRMTTAKSVCRTLSDLCQGSLHSPCANDLFYSMTCQHQEIQNPDQKRSR, from the exons atggaaattatttcatCAAAACTATTCATTTTATTGACTTTAGCCACTTCAAGCTTGTTAACATCAAACATTTCTTGTGCAGATGAATTAATGATGTCCAGtcttcacagcaaagaaaattatGACAAATATTCTGAG CCTAGAGGCTACccaaaaagggaaagaagccTTAATTTTGAGGAATTAAAAGATTGGGGACCAAAAAATGTCATTAAGATGAGTACACCTGCAGTCAACAAAATGCCACACTCAGTCACCAACTTGCCATTGAGATTTGGGAGGACcactgaagaagaaagaagcGCTGGAGCAACAGCCAACCTGCCTCTGAGATCTGGAAGAAATATGGAGGTGAGCCTCGTGAGACGGGTTCTTAACCTGCCCCAAAGGTTTGGGAGAATGACAACAGCCAAAAGTGTCTGCAGGACGCTGAGTGATTTATGTCAAGGATCCTTGCATTCACCATGTGCCAATGACTTATTTTACTCCATGACCTGCCAGCACCAAGAAATCCAGAATCCCGATCAAAAACGATCAAGGTAA